The Kineothrix sp. MB12-C1 genome includes a window with the following:
- a CDS encoding glycoside hydrolase family 53 protein has protein sequence MNEFIHGMDISSMDEVVRLGGKFYHKGQEKRLVDILKEYGVNYIRLRLWVDPYSEDGISYGAGGGDLQTTIAIVKEVKAAGLKYLLDFHYSDFWADPGKQIKPKAWKKYGDEELAKAVFAHTEDTLKLLKRKGIFPDMVQVGNEITNGLLWPDAKKPDYDNIARFVNRGIRGVRAVDEDIPIMLHLDHGHDWEMCCDWFDHFLERGEEFQVIGLSYYPVWNGELKGLIDNMNLLAKRYGKPIVVAEVAQPFTMEDYADYEGLKPEERKGAAAKPALLKRLEYPATEEGQVLFMRKFIEGIAAVENGLGAGYFYWEPAWLPVKGSSWATKEALMYMQDPGPCGNEWANQGLFDYDGNALPALEVIKSAYLR, from the coding sequence ATGAATGAATTCATACATGGTATGGATATTTCTTCTATGGATGAGGTCGTAAGGCTGGGAGGGAAGTTCTATCATAAGGGGCAGGAGAAGAGGCTTGTGGATATTCTGAAAGAATATGGAGTGAATTACATACGTCTAAGGCTTTGGGTAGATCCTTATTCGGAAGATGGGATTTCTTATGGTGCCGGAGGCGGCGATTTACAGACGACAATCGCGATAGTAAAAGAAGTGAAGGCAGCAGGGCTTAAGTATCTGCTGGACTTCCATTACAGCGATTTCTGGGCAGATCCCGGAAAGCAGATTAAGCCAAAGGCGTGGAAGAAATATGGGGACGAAGAGTTAGCGAAAGCGGTGTTCGCCCATACGGAAGATACGCTGAAGCTATTAAAGAGAAAAGGGATATTCCCGGATATGGTACAGGTGGGAAATGAAATTACAAACGGACTCCTTTGGCCTGATGCCAAGAAACCTGACTATGATAATATTGCTCGTTTTGTGAATAGAGGCATACGCGGAGTGCGGGCGGTGGATGAAGATATCCCCATTATGCTCCATTTGGACCACGGGCATGATTGGGAAATGTGTTGTGATTGGTTCGATCATTTTCTGGAGAGAGGTGAAGAATTTCAGGTGATAGGTCTATCGTATTACCCGGTTTGGAACGGAGAATTAAAAGGACTGATCGACAATATGAATCTACTGGCTAAGCGTTATGGGAAACCCATTGTCGTAGCGGAAGTAGCACAGCCTTTTACGATGGAGGATTATGCGGACTATGAAGGCCTTAAACCGGAAGAAAGAAAAGGGGCAGCAGCGAAACCTGCCTTGTTAAAGCGCCTAGAATATCCGGCAACCGAAGAAGGGCAGGTCCTTTTTATGAGAAAGTTCATAGAAGGGATCGCAGCCGTGGAAAATGGACTGGGTGCCGGATATTTCTATTGGGAACCCGCGTGGCTTCCGGTGAAAGGAAGCAGTTGGGCCACAAAGGAAGCTCTTATGTATATGCAGGACCCTGGTCCATGTGGGAATGAATGGGCGAATCAGGGCCTGTTTGATTATGATGGAAATGCGCTTCCTGCGCTGGAGGTGATTAAGTCGGCATATCTGCGGTAA